In Pseudomonadota bacterium, a single window of DNA contains:
- a CDS encoding transglycosylase SLT domain-containing protein has protein sequence MLLRLGLIIMWLMVGLLFSGSSFAAGEAISRPPLVESLRLTRPLTFCGEAVPLNDPEVRERMEKELLLSLWDRDQAILWLKRSSRYFPFIEAMLSRAGLPDELKYVALAESALRPHVGSPKGAIGFWQFLPATGRRYGLTVNRFIDQRRNLAASTKATIAYFSALYTKFGSWSLAVAAFNMGEEGLQAEILAQDSNNFYRLYLPLETQRYLFRILAAKLIMTQPERYGFHLQNEDYYPPLEFMTIEMTCYEETSLTVVAQAAQTNFKRIKDLNPELRGHYLAPGTYTLAIPENTPPGFQERFNQGHQKWSQKRKERLYIVKPGDNLSTIAEQFRVPLPAILIWNHIDLNRPIHPGDRLIIYPVGHRTDSR, from the coding sequence ATGTTATTACGTCTTGGTCTTATAATAATGTGGCTGATGGTTGGCCTGCTTTTCAGCGGCTCCTCCTTTGCCGCGGGGGAGGCAATCTCCAGGCCTCCACTGGTAGAAAGCCTCCGTCTGACCCGGCCACTTACATTTTGTGGTGAGGCAGTGCCGCTGAATGATCCTGAGGTGCGGGAGCGGATGGAAAAAGAGCTCCTGCTGTCGCTCTGGGATCGGGATCAGGCGATTTTATGGCTAAAGCGATCCAGCCGCTATTTCCCTTTTATCGAAGCCATGCTTTCCCGAGCCGGTCTGCCTGATGAACTGAAGTACGTCGCCCTGGCCGAGAGCGCCTTGAGACCGCATGTTGGTTCACCCAAGGGAGCTATCGGTTTCTGGCAGTTTTTACCGGCAACCGGCCGTCGCTATGGCTTGACCGTCAACAGGTTCATCGATCAACGAAGGAACCTGGCCGCTTCAACCAAGGCCACGATAGCTTATTTTTCGGCGCTTTATACAAAATTCGGCTCCTGGAGTTTGGCGGTGGCGGCATTTAACATGGGGGAGGAGGGGCTGCAGGCGGAAATCCTGGCCCAGGATAGCAACAACTTCTACCGCCTCTACTTGCCGCTGGAAACCCAACGTTACCTGTTTCGAATCCTGGCGGCCAAACTGATCATGACCCAGCCGGAGCGCTACGGATTCCACTTGCAAAACGAGGATTATTATCCTCCCCTTGAGTTTATGACCATCGAAATGACCTGCTACGAAGAAACCAGCCTAACGGTAGTAGCACAAGCGGCACAGACCAATTTCAAGCGGATCAAAGACTTGAATCCGGAGTTACGCGGTCATTATCTGGCACCGGGAACCTACACGTTGGCTATCCCCGAAAACACGCCCCCGGGGTTTCAAGAGCGTTTCAACCAGGGCCACCAAAAATGGAGTCAAAAGAGAAAAGAGCGGCTCTATATAGTCAAGCCCGGCGATAATCTCTCAACCATTGCCGAACAATTTCGCGTCCCCCTGCCCGCGATTCTGATATGGAACCACATCGACCTCAACCGCCCGATTCATCCTGGTGATCGTCTGATCATCTACCCG